A region of Plasmodium falciparum 3D7 genome assembly, chromosome: 12 DNA encodes the following proteins:
- a CDS encoding early transcribed membrane protein 12 — MKLFKILYLIAALLAINLIAPSVCNENVEGKKKKKGCPLRNFNFQEFRKKHHKAILISSVVSAIALLFGTAYGIGLHLNNKTFIKSILDLGKKRSASRSPHLKLK; from the coding sequence atgaaacttTTCAAGATTTTATATCTCATTGCTGCCTTATTGGCAATTAATTTAATAGCTCCCAGTGTTTGTAACGAAAATGTtgagggaaaaaaaaaaaagaaaggatGTCCTCTTagaaattttaattttcaaGAATTCAGAAAAAAACATCATAAGGCAATTTTGATTTCATCTGTTGTTTCTGCTATCGCTCTTTTATTTGGTACTGCATATGGTATAGGACTTCATTTAAATAACAAAACTTTCATCAAAAGTATATTAGATTTAGGAAAGAAAAGATCGGCTTCCAGATCACCTCACCTTAAACTTAAATAA